TCTCCTCCCACAGAAAGACTTCATCCACCCGCTTCCCGAAATAGCGGGCGATCCTGAAGGCCAGTTCCAGACTCGGATGGTATTTGTGCCTTTCGATGGCGATCAGGGTTTGCCGGGTGATCTGCAGATCCCGCGCCATTTGGATCTGGGTCACGTTCTTCTGCTGTCTGAGCTCCCTGACGCGATTCTTGATCACTGGAAATCCCTGCCCGGAAATGGAATGTAAAACATCTTTTACATTATGATATCCCGGGGGAGTAAAACCTGTAAAGGGTACCGTAGCCGTTGAAGACACGGTATCGCATGATGCAATCAGCAGCGGTTTTTGCCCGACCGAATCCCGTCATCAAGCACCGGTGGTTGCTTTAGGCGCAGGGAGTTTGACCGCCGGTTTCCGGAGGAGTGTTCGTCCTGTCGCTGTGTTTCCCGGTATCAGTCCATTCTGGAGATTAAGTCATATAAAAGCCCAACGGTTCATAAGGCTGGGACAACCGGGGGTCTTCAAGTCCACGGTTCCCGCCGAGAATTTTCCCGGTAGTGACAGATGCGAATTTTTGTTATACACTGGTGGGCAATATCTCATGAATTTGCGGAGGGAGGATCGACATGCGCAGCGACCAGATCAAGAAGGGGATCGATCGCGCCCCACATCGCAGCCTCCTCAAGGCGACGGGCCTCAAGGACGAGGACTTTGACAAGCCCTTTATCGGCATCTGCAATTCCTTCGTGGAGATCATACCCGGCCACATCCATCTGCAGGAATTCGGGAAGCTGGTGAAGGAGGCCGTCCGCGAAGCGGGGGGCGTCCCCTTTGAGTTCAACACGATCGGAGTGGATGACGGGATCGCGATGGGCCACATCGGCATGCGCTATTCGCTGCCCAGCCGCGAGCTGATCGCCGACTCCCTGGAGACGGTGGCGCTGGCCCACTGGTTTGACGGTCTGATCTGCATTCCCAATTGCGATAAGATCACGCCGGGGATGATGATGGGGGCGATGCGGGTCAATATCCCGACGATCTTCATCAGCGGCGGTCCGATGGCCGCCGGACGGACGCCGGACGGCCGGACCGTCGATCTGTCCTCGGTGTTCGAAGGGGTGGGGGCCTACCATTCCGGAAAGATCGATGAGCGGGAGCTGAAGATGCTGGAGGACTTCGGCTGCCCCAGCTGCGGCTCCTGCTCGGGGATGTTCACCGCCAACTCCATGAACTGCCTGGCGGAAGCGCTGGGACTGGCCCTCCCCGGAAACGGCAGCATCCTGGCCGGCAC
This is a stretch of genomic DNA from Planifilum fimeticola. It encodes these proteins:
- a CDS encoding helix-turn-helix transcriptional regulator, which translates into the protein MIKNRVRELRQQKNVTQIQMARDLQITRQTLIAIERHKYHPSLELAFRIARYFGKRVDEVFLWEENGE